Proteins encoded in a region of the Teredinibacter purpureus genome:
- a CDS encoding polysaccharide deacetylase family protein yields MKIPKSRKPILFLLSVDTEEEFNWDGVFPQQDCSIENIQCLPRFQAFCERLGIRPTYLVDYPVANDETASKTLKNIVAKNTSEVGAHLHPWCTPPLTVLNGERESHVVNLSPELVSEKLQHLTTTIKQNIGVTPTVFRTGRWGINGSVLKAIGKAGYVVDSSILPFYENSYFSCSDSINTPYWPDESNTDVAGTQRTVFEIPVTAGFNRKPFRFWGRVHRLLELSPLRHLHLIGLAWQMKLLRKIYLSPELASSDDMLLLINAAINDGHDVVHMYLHSSSLLAGQNSYAESKEDVDHIYQRIEQVISALTAERDIRFCTLSESASLLQAGMAELPATLQK; encoded by the coding sequence GTGAAAATTCCCAAATCGCGTAAGCCCATACTTTTTCTTCTTTCTGTCGATACGGAAGAAGAGTTTAATTGGGATGGCGTTTTTCCCCAGCAAGACTGTTCAATTGAAAATATTCAATGCTTGCCTCGGTTTCAGGCTTTCTGCGAGCGGTTGGGTATTCGGCCGACCTACTTGGTTGACTACCCTGTAGCAAATGACGAGACAGCCAGTAAAACCTTAAAAAATATTGTTGCGAAGAATACATCAGAAGTGGGTGCGCACTTGCATCCGTGGTGCACCCCGCCTTTAACCGTGCTTAATGGTGAACGTGAGTCTCATGTGGTTAATCTATCACCGGAACTGGTTAGCGAGAAGTTGCAACACCTTACGACGACCATTAAACAAAACATTGGTGTAACGCCAACGGTTTTTCGCACTGGCCGATGGGGCATTAATGGCTCGGTATTGAAGGCTATTGGGAAGGCCGGCTACGTGGTGGATTCCAGTATTCTACCGTTCTATGAAAACAGCTATTTTTCGTGCAGCGACAGTATTAACACACCCTATTGGCCAGATGAAAGTAATACAGATGTAGCAGGCACGCAGCGCACTGTTTTTGAAATACCGGTTACAGCGGGGTTTAATCGTAAACCGTTTCGGTTTTGGGGGCGAGTTCATCGTCTGTTAGAGTTGTCCCCGCTTCGTCATCTTCATTTGATTGGCCTTGCATGGCAAATGAAATTATTACGGAAGATATACCTTAGTCCGGAACTGGCATCTAGCGATGATATGTTGTTGTTGATCAACGCCGCTATTAACGATGGTCACGACGTGGTTCATATGTATTTGCACAGCTCGAGCTTGCTGGCGGGGCAGAATAGCTACGCCGAAAGTAAAGAAGATGTCGACCATATTTATCAGCGGATTGAACAGGTTATATCGGCACTGACTGCCGAAAGAGACATTCGCTTTTGTACCTTGTCCGAGAGTGCTAGCCTGCTGCAGGCTGGTATGGCTGAACTACCCGCTACCTTACAAAAATAA
- a CDS encoding glycosyltransferase yields the protein MKDQSTDLVSVVMPLYNGEKYVKQALDSALAQSYTNLEIVVIDDGSTDKSVDIVKEYGDKVTLVIQKNSGPASARNNGVEVANGKWIAFLDSDDIWLPNKLETQLAKMHDVVWSYCDSCFMGGANDGLRDSELNNKFDGSIIEPLIRSNFIGTSGVIVDREVFRVCGGFDMQLRSIQDWDLWLRIAANNPISYTDEPLVLYRVHSESTSRSARKTLPNHMRVINKTFSKGGAGEKLHHLKAFAKANSFGICAHIAEEEGDLGFALGCSFKSACSQPAKPSAWVMCFKMFVKYGLNLTGLRKA from the coding sequence ATGAAGGATCAGTCTACCGATTTAGTGAGTGTGGTTATGCCGCTCTACAACGGGGAAAAATACGTAAAACAGGCGTTGGATAGTGCTTTAGCCCAATCTTACACCAATCTCGAAATTGTGGTGATCGACGATGGCTCAACCGATAAATCGGTCGATATCGTGAAAGAGTACGGCGATAAAGTAACGTTAGTCATTCAAAAAAACAGTGGTCCCGCTAGCGCGCGCAACAATGGTGTAGAGGTCGCAAACGGTAAGTGGATCGCCTTTCTGGATTCTGATGACATCTGGCTTCCCAATAAGTTAGAAACACAATTAGCTAAAATGCACGACGTTGTGTGGAGTTATTGTGACTCCTGTTTTATGGGAGGCGCGAATGACGGTTTACGTGATAGTGAATTAAATAATAAATTCGACGGCTCAATTATAGAGCCGCTTATACGTTCCAATTTTATTGGAACATCGGGCGTAATTGTCGACCGCGAGGTATTCCGGGTTTGCGGTGGGTTTGATATGCAGCTTCGATCAATACAAGATTGGGATCTGTGGCTGCGAATTGCGGCCAATAATCCCATTAGCTACACGGATGAGCCGTTAGTGTTGTATCGAGTACATTCGGAATCAACGTCCCGCAGTGCCCGCAAAACATTGCCCAATCATATGCGTGTTATCAATAAAACATTTTCGAAGGGTGGTGCAGGCGAAAAATTACACCACCTAAAAGCGTTTGCAAAAGCAAATTCATTTGGTATTTGTGCCCATATTGCAGAAGAGGAAGGTGATCTCGGTTTCGCGCTTGGCTGCTCATTTAAATCAGCGTGTAGCCAGCCCGCGAAGCCGTCTGCTTGGGTTATGTGTTTCAAGATGTTCGTGAAATACGGGCTTAACCTAACCGGATTAAGAAAAGCTTAA
- a CDS encoding NAD(P)H-dependent oxidoreductase encodes MIIVDTAIEKRLAENRPINVALVGAGFSARHIAAQIQNSFPVIHLAIIANRTLSNATKAFKDAGVDTPLTVTTASELSNAIEARQSCITDNVDLIFDADAIEAVIDATGEVEYGARIALKTIQSGKHIFAPNCEMDATVGPLIKHYADKAGVIYSNTDGDEPGVAVNLARHVRTMGLEVVGAGNLKGFYDAHRTPETQKAFAEAHNQKPRAVTSFVDGTKLSMELTVTANALGFGVGKRGMHGIKCDDVRTCLEHYPEGAFQPGKGIVDFLVGASPYTGAYIVGYSEEPMKQEYLRYLKMGDGPLYVFYTPFHLPQLELPITVCRGVLCSDAAVAPKGKPYCDAIAIAKRDLAPGDVLDGLGGFDCYTEIENFDTSRRENLLPMGVSSGCTVIKSVAADTALTYDDVALPSGRFIDELRQEMNTIFFN; translated from the coding sequence ATGATAATCGTTGATACGGCCATAGAAAAACGGCTCGCCGAAAATCGACCGATCAATGTTGCGTTAGTTGGTGCTGGCTTTAGTGCGCGCCATATCGCGGCTCAAATTCAAAATTCTTTTCCTGTCATTCACCTTGCCATTATTGCCAACCGCACATTGTCTAACGCCACAAAAGCGTTTAAAGATGCCGGTGTCGATACGCCTCTCACTGTCACCACCGCTAGCGAGCTTTCGAATGCTATCGAAGCGCGGCAAAGCTGTATAACCGACAACGTCGACCTTATCTTTGATGCGGACGCTATTGAAGCCGTAATAGATGCGACAGGCGAAGTAGAATACGGCGCACGTATAGCGCTTAAAACTATTCAATCAGGCAAACATATTTTTGCGCCAAACTGCGAAATGGATGCAACGGTTGGCCCGCTGATTAAACACTACGCTGATAAGGCGGGTGTTATCTACTCCAATACCGATGGTGACGAACCAGGCGTTGCGGTCAATCTGGCGCGCCATGTTCGCACCATGGGCCTAGAAGTTGTGGGTGCCGGAAACCTTAAAGGGTTTTATGATGCCCACCGTACCCCTGAAACACAAAAGGCCTTTGCCGAAGCGCATAATCAAAAGCCAAGAGCCGTAACCTCGTTTGTGGACGGCACCAAGCTATCCATGGAGTTAACCGTGACAGCCAATGCGTTGGGGTTTGGCGTGGGTAAGCGTGGCATGCACGGCATAAAATGTGATGATGTTCGCACGTGTTTAGAGCATTACCCCGAAGGGGCGTTTCAGCCAGGTAAGGGAATAGTCGACTTTTTGGTGGGCGCCTCACCTTATACTGGCGCTTATATAGTCGGTTACAGCGAAGAGCCCATGAAGCAAGAGTACCTGCGTTACTTGAAAATGGGTGACGGGCCACTTTACGTATTTTATACCCCCTTCCATTTGCCTCAGCTCGAATTGCCCATTACGGTATGTCGCGGTGTATTATGTTCGGACGCTGCTGTAGCCCCTAAGGGTAAGCCTTACTGCGACGCAATCGCTATCGCAAAAAGAGACTTAGCACCGGGTGATGTGTTGGATGGATTGGGCGGCTTTGACTGCTATACAGAAATCGAAAACTTTGATACCAGCCGACGTGAAAACCTATTACCCATGGGTGTATCGTCGGGCTGTACTGTAATAAAATCTGTAGCGGCGGATACCGCTTTAACGTATGACGATGTTGCGTTACCTTCAGGCCGTTTTATTGACGAATTGCGTCAAGAAATGAATACAATATTTTTCAACTAA
- a CDS encoding glycosyltransferase, whose product MVTQHEKISFVIPHRGRENLLQDTLASITQQKLNGQCLEVVVVTQNTALETSTMALIEALQGNVVFRPEHETISRMRNIGCEETSGDYLAFLDADVELAPDWVVSMLGALYENPKRVIVSAMQRCDNAAPVLEKIRTTLSNVSTECNVDFLPGRNLFLRRTVFSLSGGFPENLVTCEDYFFTQKVAEQGELFYTSRTNYIHLGEDKAYGSMFKKEIWRGQSNLQSMKGRKIPLAEWPSFLVPVWVLLFAVSTVISLVAGSVLLAVVSGMLTLFPVVLYSIRLYGKSAGTLSLRDIMRFYVLYFPARIIGTLTGLFKIVKL is encoded by the coding sequence ATGGTTACACAACACGAAAAAATTTCGTTTGTTATTCCGCATAGAGGGCGAGAAAATCTCTTGCAGGATACCTTGGCTTCTATTACCCAGCAAAAACTAAACGGCCAATGCCTTGAAGTTGTTGTGGTAACGCAGAATACCGCGTTGGAAACGTCAACAATGGCCTTAATAGAAGCGCTGCAAGGTAACGTTGTTTTTCGTCCTGAGCATGAAACGATTTCGCGCATGCGCAATATTGGTTGTGAAGAAACGAGTGGAGACTACCTAGCGTTTTTAGATGCAGATGTTGAACTCGCACCCGATTGGGTCGTCAGTATGTTGGGCGCTCTATATGAAAACCCTAAACGAGTTATCGTGAGTGCCATGCAGCGCTGTGACAATGCGGCGCCAGTGCTTGAGAAAATTAGAACGACCTTAAGCAATGTAAGCACAGAGTGTAATGTTGACTTTCTGCCTGGTCGAAATTTATTCTTACGGCGTACAGTATTCTCGCTTTCAGGTGGTTTTCCCGAAAATCTTGTAACATGCGAAGACTACTTTTTTACCCAAAAAGTCGCCGAGCAGGGCGAATTGTTTTATACCTCACGAACAAACTATATTCATTTGGGGGAAGATAAAGCCTACGGCAGCATGTTCAAAAAAGAAATTTGGCGTGGTCAATCCAATCTTCAGTCGATGAAGGGCCGGAAAATACCTTTGGCCGAATGGCCGAGTTTCTTGGTGCCGGTATGGGTGCTCTTATTTGCGGTATCGACGGTTATTAGTTTAGTTGCCGGCAGCGTATTGCTTGCGGTAGTCAGTGGTATGCTCACTTTGTTTCCCGTTGTGCTTTACAGTATAAGGCTGTATGGGAAATCTGCGGGGACGCTTTCATTGCGAGATATCATGCGCTTTTACGTGCTGTATTTTCCCGCCCGAATCATTGGTACGCTTACCGGATTGTTTAAAATAGTAAAACTATGA
- a CDS encoding glycosyltransferase family 4 protein: MSHSIIKPIKVLQLICPTGYYGAERWIVTLAKSLDATAIQCDLAVTVEPNMEELKIVGEYRATGQTVHEVKMNNRFDLGVILRLKNLIREKGYTLIHTHGYKSDILGLIAGRLAGVTTISTPHGFENAEDWKLRAYIALGNKTLKHFDVVAPLSEELCADVRALGVKENALCYIKNGVDLEEASDQIASASSNLRLREKKKKRVGFIGQMISRKNIFDLLDIFNSLSAENPELELILLGDGDERAELERYAHTLAATSQIQFLGFRDDRIEWLQSFDLFVMTSTLEGIPRCLMESMAMGIPVAAYKIAGIDQLLFHNETGLLAELGDKAALEDCWKTLLYDTAVADRIASSARDYVMKEFSGNRMADDYTRLYRKLSADIT; encoded by the coding sequence ATGAGTCATTCAATAATAAAACCTATAAAAGTACTTCAGCTTATTTGCCCTACTGGGTATTACGGGGCAGAACGATGGATTGTTACCTTGGCCAAAAGCTTAGATGCCACCGCGATACAGTGTGATCTTGCGGTAACGGTAGAGCCTAATATGGAAGAGCTTAAAATAGTTGGCGAGTATCGCGCAACAGGCCAAACCGTACACGAAGTGAAAATGAATAATCGCTTTGATTTAGGCGTTATTTTACGTCTAAAAAACCTGATCCGTGAGAAAGGTTATACCCTTATCCATACTCATGGATACAAATCAGATATTTTAGGTTTGATTGCTGGTCGGCTGGCGGGAGTTACAACTATCTCAACGCCACATGGTTTTGAAAACGCAGAAGACTGGAAACTTAGAGCCTATATTGCATTGGGCAACAAAACGCTTAAGCATTTTGACGTAGTGGCGCCACTGTCGGAAGAGCTGTGTGCCGATGTACGAGCCTTGGGCGTTAAAGAAAATGCGCTTTGTTATATTAAAAATGGTGTAGATCTAGAAGAAGCCAGTGATCAAATAGCCAGTGCCAGTAGTAATCTGCGTTTAAGAGAAAAAAAGAAAAAACGTGTGGGTTTTATTGGACAAATGATAAGCCGAAAAAATATTTTTGATCTGTTGGATATATTCAATAGTTTGTCTGCCGAGAACCCCGAGCTAGAGTTAATATTATTGGGCGACGGGGACGAGCGTGCAGAGTTAGAGCGTTACGCTCACACATTAGCCGCGACTAGCCAGATACAATTTTTAGGTTTTCGGGATGACCGCATAGAGTGGCTACAGAGTTTTGATTTATTTGTGATGACCTCAACACTAGAGGGTATACCGCGATGTTTGATGGAATCTATGGCGATGGGTATTCCCGTTGCAGCATACAAAATTGCAGGTATCGACCAGTTACTCTTTCATAATGAAACGGGATTGCTCGCAGAACTCGGCGATAAAGCCGCACTTGAAGATTGCTGGAAAACATTGCTCTACGATACAGCGGTTGCAGACAGAATAGCCTCGAGCGCTAGGGATTATGTGATGAAGGAGTTTTCGGGTAATCGGATGGCCGACGACTACACCCGCCTCTACCGAAAATTGAGTGCTGATATTACGTGA
- a CDS encoding TIGR03087 family PEP-CTERM/XrtA system glycosyltransferase: MDIAVLAHRVPYPPNKGEKIRTFHQIKYLAERGHTVHLFCPIESSDDRANLLELKKIFCASVQCAQKPSALSHIVGLVTHKPLSVSNFYTRELQQRFDKALIEQLPDAVICTSSSMAEYVFRSKPLQAVRSSAPKSAPKLVMDFMDLDSDKWRQYQDLKRFPLNLIYWRESKLLGEYERKVHHQFDASLFISPNEIELFLQNTQDEGKLHTIANGLDTESFKPGTQEKPLTDPIFLFTGVMDYLPNVDAVCWFVEHAWTDIRTQYPDAKFYVAGMNPNAKVMALKKYPGIVITGFVDDIHQYFNMAHIFVAPFRIARGVQNKVLQAMASGLPTVATPVAAEGISCTHEVDILVGDTIPDLVQHIHWLVANPDASTTLAKNAVALVQREFSWEGKLAELEKILQP; the protein is encoded by the coding sequence ATGGATATTGCAGTATTAGCCCATCGAGTGCCGTACCCGCCCAACAAGGGCGAGAAAATTCGTACTTTTCATCAAATTAAATATTTGGCTGAACGTGGCCACACTGTACATTTATTTTGCCCAATAGAATCTAGCGACGATCGCGCCAATCTACTCGAACTAAAAAAAATATTTTGTGCGAGTGTACAGTGCGCCCAAAAACCCAGCGCGTTATCGCACATAGTGGGCTTAGTGACACACAAACCACTCAGTGTTTCGAATTTTTACACGCGCGAACTTCAGCAGCGCTTCGATAAAGCCCTAATAGAGCAGCTACCCGATGCCGTAATTTGCACCAGCTCCAGCATGGCAGAATACGTTTTTCGCTCTAAGCCACTGCAAGCTGTGCGCTCCTCTGCGCCTAAATCGGCACCTAAGCTTGTTATGGATTTTATGGATCTCGACTCTGACAAGTGGCGTCAATACCAAGATCTTAAGCGCTTTCCACTCAATCTTATTTATTGGCGCGAGTCGAAGCTACTCGGCGAGTACGAACGTAAAGTCCACCATCAATTCGACGCATCGCTCTTTATTTCGCCAAACGAAATCGAGCTGTTCCTGCAAAACACACAAGATGAAGGCAAGCTTCATACCATTGCGAATGGCTTAGATACCGAGTCATTCAAACCCGGCACGCAAGAAAAGCCACTAACAGACCCCATATTTTTATTTACCGGCGTTATGGATTACCTACCCAACGTCGATGCCGTATGTTGGTTTGTCGAGCACGCGTGGACTGACATCCGAACACAATATCCAGACGCTAAATTTTATGTCGCGGGTATGAACCCCAACGCTAAAGTAATGGCTCTGAAAAAATACCCTGGTATCGTAATAACCGGTTTTGTTGACGACATACATCAATATTTCAACATGGCACACATTTTTGTAGCCCCTTTCCGCATTGCCCGAGGCGTGCAGAATAAAGTATTACAAGCAATGGCCTCCGGCTTACCTACCGTGGCCACTCCTGTAGCAGCCGAGGGAATAAGTTGTACTCATGAAGTTGATATTCTTGTGGGCGATACCATTCCCGATCTCGTTCAGCATATCCACTGGTTGGTAGCCAACCCCGACGCAAGCACTACACTAGCAAAGAACGCCGTCGCTTTAGTTCAGCGGGAATTTTCCTGGGAAGGGAAGCTAGCCGAACTGGAAAAAATCCTGCAACCCTAA
- a CDS encoding NAD-dependent epimerase/dehydratase family protein, producing the protein MKVLVTGHRGFIGTVMVPMLLKEGFDVTGLDSDLYRFCTFGDAPLDIPTIDKDVRKVEKEDLKGFDAIVHLAALSNDPLGNINPDLTYDINWRASVRLAEMAKEVGVKRFLFASSCSMYGKAGEDILDETAEFNPVTPYAKSKVYVERDVSPMASDSFSPVFLRNATAYGFSPRIRFDLVINNLVAWAMTTGQILMKSDGTPWRPLVHIEDISQAVICSLKAEREVIHNLAVNVGSNTENYQMSDLAGLVQETVPNCEISFADGAGPDLRCYRANFDKIHTVFPEFKTRWTARMGVEQCYEAYQKYGLGKDDFEGIKYKRIDHIMNLIESGKLDKDLYWQ; encoded by the coding sequence ATGAAAGTTTTAGTAACCGGTCACCGGGGATTTATTGGCACAGTCATGGTTCCCATGCTGTTAAAAGAAGGGTTTGATGTTACCGGATTGGATTCTGATCTATACCGGTTTTGCACCTTTGGCGATGCTCCTTTAGATATTCCTACAATAGACAAAGATGTACGTAAGGTTGAAAAGGAAGATTTGAAAGGTTTTGATGCTATCGTTCACTTGGCAGCATTGTCGAATGACCCGTTAGGCAATATCAACCCAGATTTAACTTACGACATTAACTGGCGAGCTTCCGTTCGTCTTGCTGAAATGGCTAAAGAAGTCGGTGTAAAACGTTTTCTATTTGCGTCGTCGTGCAGTATGTACGGAAAAGCCGGTGAAGATATTTTAGACGAAACGGCTGAGTTTAATCCTGTAACACCTTATGCAAAATCAAAAGTGTACGTAGAGCGTGATGTATCCCCCATGGCGAGTGATAGCTTTAGCCCAGTGTTCTTGCGTAATGCAACTGCGTATGGTTTTTCACCGCGCATTCGTTTTGATTTGGTTATCAATAATTTAGTAGCGTGGGCCATGACCACGGGCCAAATTCTTATGAAAAGCGACGGTACTCCATGGCGTCCGTTGGTGCATATTGAAGATATTAGCCAGGCGGTTATTTGTTCGTTAAAAGCAGAGCGTGAAGTTATTCATAATCTTGCTGTCAACGTGGGTAGCAATACTGAAAATTATCAGATGAGTGACTTGGCTGGTTTGGTGCAAGAGACTGTACCAAATTGTGAAATTTCATTTGCAGATGGCGCAGGCCCGGATTTACGTTGCTACCGTGCAAACTTCGATAAAATTCATACGGTTTTCCCTGAGTTCAAAACGCGCTGGACCGCCCGCATGGGTGTAGAGCAGTGCTATGAAGCCTATCAGAAATACGGTTTAGGCAAAGACGATTTTGAAGGCATTAAATACAAGCGCATTGATCACATTATGAATTTGATCGAAAGCGGCAAGCTCGACAAAGATCTCTATTGGCAGTAA
- a CDS encoding acyltransferase, which produces MRLIIKKSVYGVFCIAVLPIALVYLLLGVILPKDSLVAGYSQLLSLFPGITGSYIRKTGLRVALARCHWECQIGFGVLFSQQDTEIHSGVYIGPQSNIGKCSIGKNCLIGSGVHIMSGRKQHNFTDTSMPIKDQGGVFEKVTIGENCWVGNAALIMASIGNNCIVAAGSVVTKPIPDGAIVAGNPAVVVKQRDVPCD; this is translated from the coding sequence ATGCGCCTGATAATTAAAAAAAGTGTGTACGGTGTTTTTTGTATAGCCGTATTGCCCATAGCACTCGTATACCTTTTGCTCGGCGTTATATTACCGAAAGACTCGCTCGTGGCCGGTTACTCACAATTATTAAGTCTATTTCCGGGCATAACGGGCAGCTATATTCGTAAAACGGGTTTACGTGTAGCGTTAGCGCGTTGCCACTGGGAATGCCAAATAGGGTTTGGGGTTTTATTCTCTCAGCAAGACACTGAAATTCACAGTGGTGTGTATATTGGTCCTCAATCAAACATCGGCAAGTGCTCAATCGGAAAAAACTGCTTAATTGGCAGTGGTGTACATATCATGAGTGGCCGCAAGCAGCATAATTTTACGGATACAAGCATGCCCATTAAAGATCAGGGCGGTGTGTTCGAAAAAGTGACAATAGGTGAAAATTGTTGGGTGGGAAATGCGGCACTTATTATGGCCAGCATAGGCAATAATTGTATTGTTGCTGCTGGCTCTGTTGTAACCAAACCGATTCCAGACGGCGCGATTGTAGCGGGAAACCCTGCAGTTGTGGTTAAACAGCGTGATGTGCCCTGCGATTGA
- a CDS encoding glycosyltransferase family 2 protein, translated as MDNNSDTCRITIGMPVYNGEDYLAETLDTVLAQTYSKFILYIADNASTDRTEEICREYARKDSRIVYARNPKNVGAAGNYERCFTPATTEYFRWQNADDPIGPTLIEDCFNALENDSSIVLAYCKSRIIDDKGTVISDYEDNLSLQQASASERFISCVNVIRLQNVMYGLIRREPLARTALLGAYTSSDLNLVGELSLYGKFEEIPKRMFNRRVHPESSSWDMSDAEKLKEFWDPSKRKLIMQTWRSMYEYYKAVFRSPVSFGEKLKISKYLLKHAYWRKTAMIGELRDLIKGSLLKAS; from the coding sequence ATGGATAACAACTCAGACACCTGCCGTATTACAATTGGAATGCCTGTCTATAACGGTGAAGACTACTTAGCAGAAACATTGGATACTGTATTGGCGCAAACGTACAGTAAGTTTATTTTATACATTGCGGACAACGCCTCTACCGATCGCACTGAGGAAATTTGTCGAGAATACGCGCGCAAAGATTCGAGAATTGTGTATGCGCGTAACCCGAAAAATGTGGGTGCAGCGGGTAATTATGAGCGCTGTTTTACACCCGCAACGACCGAGTATTTTCGTTGGCAAAATGCTGACGACCCTATTGGCCCAACGCTTATAGAAGATTGTTTTAACGCGTTAGAAAACGATAGCTCTATCGTGCTTGCCTATTGTAAGTCTCGTATTATTGATGATAAAGGTACGGTAATAAGTGACTACGAAGATAATCTTTCGTTACAGCAAGCGTCAGCATCGGAACGTTTTATATCCTGCGTTAATGTTATTCGATTACAGAATGTAATGTATGGGCTCATTCGCCGTGAGCCTTTGGCTCGTACTGCGCTGTTAGGGGCCTACACTTCGTCAGATCTTAACTTAGTCGGTGAACTTTCTCTTTATGGGAAATTTGAAGAAATTCCTAAGCGGATGTTTAACCGTCGTGTACACCCTGAGAGCAGCAGTTGGGATATGAGCGACGCCGAAAAATTAAAAGAATTTTGGGATCCGTCTAAGCGTAAATTGATTATGCAAACTTGGCGAAGCATGTACGAATATTATAAAGCAGTATTTAGATCGCCTGTTTCGTTCGGCGAAAAACTTAAAATTAGTAAATATTTACTTAAGCACGCTTATTGGCGCAAAACAGCAATGATCGGCGAGCTACGCGATTTAATAAAAGGCAGTCTTTTAAAGGCGTCTTAA
- a CDS encoding lipopolysaccharide biosynthesis protein — protein sequence MSKVKRAVYMSVVGQYSLQIINFVTVAVLARLLSPDEVGLFSVATSIAFIAIEMRSFGVAEFLVREKEIDEGKIKSVLGVMVIMSWGLGFILLACSFWIAEFYKVDDLKYVLWIITIPFFFAPHSAVPAALLSREMNFDAMLAINLAGCVSRSSISIGLVLLGYSYYGLAYGTLAGVITEFLAITYYRPSSMPWLPTFKNISHIFRVGLQISVAKFLNSSAQNASDLLLGRIASMHAVGMYSRGLGLILFLQSLLVKAVGPVALPHLSEVQRNGGCVKEAYLNSVVLIGALSIPIFAVVHLSADVMINALFGDQWGMAVDIASVLSLWAILQTIHCFSGPVLLTLHKEKLFLIKEAISIVAKIILIIVAIPYGLTYVAWGFVVSAVIDYFVVSIMLKRILALSLTEVLRANMSNFLVAAICWLLLKGMMFVGVFEGHGAWASVGIIGLVMVPVWLLTIKLTGNAAWPHVAAILERIYQSGSERFKRSAG from the coding sequence ATGAGTAAAGTAAAACGAGCCGTCTATATGTCGGTCGTGGGACAATATTCGTTACAAATTATTAATTTTGTAACGGTTGCAGTGCTTGCTCGCCTGTTATCGCCAGACGAAGTAGGGCTTTTTTCTGTCGCAACCTCCATTGCCTTTATTGCGATAGAAATGCGTTCTTTTGGTGTGGCTGAATTCCTTGTTCGAGAAAAAGAAATTGACGAAGGCAAGATAAAATCCGTACTAGGCGTTATGGTTATAATGTCGTGGGGGCTGGGGTTTATCTTGCTTGCCTGCTCTTTTTGGATTGCAGAGTTTTACAAGGTCGACGATCTTAAATACGTACTGTGGATAATTACCATTCCGTTTTTCTTTGCGCCCCATTCAGCGGTACCTGCAGCATTGTTGTCGAGAGAAATGAATTTTGATGCGATGTTAGCGATTAACTTAGCGGGTTGCGTTTCTAGAAGTAGTATTTCCATTGGTTTGGTTTTATTGGGCTACAGCTATTACGGGTTGGCCTACGGTACCTTGGCTGGCGTTATCACAGAGTTTTTGGCGATTACGTATTATCGGCCTAGCAGTATGCCTTGGCTTCCCACGTTTAAAAATATTAGCCATATTTTTCGTGTAGGCCTGCAAATAAGTGTGGCCAAATTTCTAAATAGTTCCGCACAGAATGCGAGCGACCTTTTACTTGGGCGTATTGCCAGCATGCACGCAGTCGGTATGTATTCGCGTGGTCTTGGGTTAATTCTATTTCTACAGAGCTTATTGGTGAAAGCGGTTGGGCCTGTTGCATTGCCGCATCTCTCGGAAGTGCAGCGTAACGGTGGCTGCGTAAAAGAAGCCTATCTAAATTCAGTAGTGCTTATTGGCGCCCTGTCCATTCCTATTTTTGCCGTTGTCCATTTGTCCGCAGACGTAATGATAAATGCGTTGTTTGGTGACCAATGGGGTATGGCTGTCGATATTGCTTCCGTATTATCGCTATGGGCCATACTTCAGACTATCCATTGCTTTTCTGGGCCGGTGTTGTTGACGTTACATAAAGAAAAACTATTCCTAATAAAGGAAGCGATTTCCATCGTAGCGAAAATTATTTTAATTATCGTGGCGATCCCCTACGGGTTAACGTACGTAGCGTGGGGCTTCGTTGTTTCGGCCGTTATCGATTATTTCGTTGTATCGATTATGTTGAAACGCATATTGGCGTTGTCACTTACCGAAGTGTTGAGGGCTAATATGTCTAATTTTCTTGTCGCTGCGATTTGTTGGCTATTGCTAAAAGGGATGATGTTTGTCGGAGTATTCGAAGGGCACGGAGCTTGGGCGTCGGTTGGCATTATTGGGTTGGTCATGGTGCCGGTGTGGCTCTTGACGATCAAACTTACAGGTAACGCTGCATGGCCCCATGTTGCGGCTATTCTTGAGCGCATTTATCAATCCGGTAGCGAAAGGTTTAAACGATCGGCGGGTTAA